One Camelina sativa cultivar DH55 chromosome 3, Cs, whole genome shotgun sequence genomic window carries:
- the LOC104777671 gene encoding uncharacterized protein LOC104777671 codes for MSFVANLVIKSFDRASTVCVEDVVDSFRAAYVENGGDDDDSGYDYAPAA; via the coding sequence atgTCTTTCGTTGCAAACTTGGTCATCAAGAGCTTTGACCGTGCTTCCACAGTATGTGTTGAAGATGTGGTGGATAGTTTTCGAGCAGCATATGTTGAGAATGGTGGTGATGACGACGACAGTGGCTACGATTATGCTCCTGCTGCGTGA